The Scomber japonicus isolate fScoJap1 chromosome 8, fScoJap1.pri, whole genome shotgun sequence genome has a segment encoding these proteins:
- the selenot2 gene encoding selenoprotein T2, which yields MAEYSQTGLLAALLLFTSLTLRDLSRTGTEPVHTGNVLRFQYCISUGYSKVYQEYSRAISQIYPDIRIEGENYPPAPLNRCLGSLMSYLKVVSILLIVSGQNVFVALGVDTPRAWTWSQDNKIFSCLMAFFFCNMLETHFLSTGAFEVTLNDVPVWSKLQTGSVPNLQEVFQILNKHLKNQVDPTSPP from the exons ATGGCGGAGTACAGCCAGACCGGCCTGCTGGCGGCTCTGCTGCTCTTTACTTCTCTCACGCTGCGGGACCTCAGCAGAACCGGGACCGAACCCGTTCACACCGGCAACGTGCTCCGGTTCCAGTACTG tatctCCTGAGGGTACTCTAAGGTGTATCAGGAGTATTCTCGCGCCATCAGTCAGATTTATCCAGACATCCGCATCGAGGGAGAGAActacccccccgcccccctcaaCAG gtGTTTGGGCAGCCTGATGTCGTACCTGAAGGTCGTCTCCATCTTGCTGATCGTCAGCGGTCAGAACGTCTTCGTGGCGCTCGGCGTCGACACGCCTCGAGCCTGGACCTGGAGTCAGGACAACAAG atcTTCTCGTGTCTGATGGCGTTCTTCTTCTGCAACATGCTGGAGACGCACTTCCTGTCCACCGGAGCCTTCGAGGTCACGCTGAACG ACGTGCCGGTCTGGTCCAAGCTGCAGACCGGGTCGGTACCGAACCTGCAGGAGGTCTTCCAGATCCTCAACAAGCACCTGAAGAACCAGGTGGACCCAACCAGCCCCCCCTAG
- the rnf4 gene encoding RING finger protein 4, with translation MMLTCSCVSASGLTSDMNASQRKRRTTGSPPGSRSKSSRAASRNANANASRESDVEQNQNEEQTETISVLDQSVEDVVDLTCEEAAVVDLTHNDSVLLVEEGPQNRRTATGESYVVSSDEDEATPPSLNATTLSSIQANSATRLAPGVISCPVCMDSYSEIVESGRLVVSTKCGHVFCSQCLRDALTSSHTCPTCRKRLTSRQYHPLYI, from the exons ATGATGCTAACATGTTCCTGTGTTTCAGCTTCCGGTCTGACGTCAGACATGAACGCG tctcagaggaagaggaggacaacaggaagtcctCCAGGTTCCAGGTCtaagagcagcagagcagctagcaggaatgctaatgctaatgctagcagAGAGTCTGATGTGGAACAGAACCAGAACGAGGAGCAGACAGAGACCATCAGCGTGCTGGACCAGA GTGTGGAGGACGTGGTGGATCTGACCTGCGAGGAAGCCGCTGTAGTTGACCTGACGCACAACGACTCAGTGCTg CTGGTGGAGGAAG GTCCTCAGAACAGGAGAACCGCCACAGGTGAGAGTTACGTTGTCagcagtgatgaagatgaagccaCGCCCCCTTCTCTCAACGCCACCACGCTGTCTTCTATACAGGCCAACAGCGCCACCAG gttggCTCCGGGGGTGATCAGCTGTCCCGTCTGCATGGACTCGTACTCTGAG ATCGTGGAGAGCGGCCGATTGGTGGTTTCCACTAAATGTGGTCACGTGTTCTGCAGCCAGTGTCTGAGAGAcgctctgacatcatcacacaccTGTCCCACCTGCAGGAAGAGACTCACCTCCCGACAGTACCACCCGCTCtacatctga
- the sqstm1 gene encoding sequestosome-1 isoform X1, with protein MAVTVKAYLLGKDEAVKEIRRFAVDQDVSSSFEYLSKKTSSVFSNLQTCTLFYRDEDGDLVAFSSDDELMMGLACMKDDTFRLFIKERKEHRRDFPLHAFPPFSFAPPPPGAPHAPPPHMAPPPHLAPPPAVHPNVTCDGCDGAVVGTRFKCSVCPDYDLCSSCQAKGTHTEHALLPIWHPLQQWFPRGKWMKRMRHCMWNQNQAPNQNQNQDQAQNQDQDQERPPAASQANVDFLKNIGEGVAAMLSPLGIDVDIDVEHEGQRTKVTPPPQSEGSEGSMETGGATREGGVKCEGGANHEGGAKGEGGANCGGGANEGAKVSRDSDEEWTHLSSKEVDPSTGELQSLQNQDRDLSQDRDLSQDRDLSQDRDLNQDQGPPDQQGPSGLREAALYPHLPQEADPQLVESLSHMLSMGFSDEGGWLTRLLQAKNFDICAALDAIQYAKQPRPHQP; from the exons ATGGCGGTCACGGTGAAAGCCTACCTGCTGGGTAAAGATGAGGCAGTGAAGGAGATCCGCAGGTTCGCGGTGGATCAGGATGTTTCCTCCAGCTTTGAATATCTGAGCAAGAAAACTTCATCAGTGTTCAGCAACCTGCAGACCTGCACCCTGTTCTACAGAG ATGAAGATGGAGACCTGGTGGCCTTCTCCTCTGATGACGAGCTGATGATGGGTCTGGCTTGTATGAAAGACGACACGTTCCGTCTCTTCATCAAAG AGAGGAAGGAGCACCGTCGGGACTTCCCTCTTCACGCCTTTCCCCCCTTCTCCTTCGCCCCTCCTCCCCCTGGAGCTCCTCATGCCCCGCCCCCTCACATGGCCCCGCCCCCTCACCTAGCCCCGCCCCCCGCCGTCCATCCCAACGTGACGTGTGACGGCTGCGACGGCGCCGTGGTGGGAACCCGCTTCAAGTGTTCGGTGTGTCCCGACTACGACCTGTGCTCCTCCTGCCAGGCCAAGGGGACGCACACCGAGCACGCGCTGCTGCCCATCTGGCACCCGCTGCAG CAGTGGTTCCCTCGGGGGAaatggatgaagaggatgagacACTGCATGTGGAACCAGAACCAGGCTccgaaccagaaccagaaccaggaccaggctcagaaccaggaccaggaccaggagcGGCCCCCTGCTG CCTCCCAGGCCAACGTGGACTTCCTGAAGAACATCGGCGAGGGTGTGGCGGCCATGTTGAGCCCGCTGG GTATCGACGTGGACATCGATGTGGAGCACGAGGGTCAGAGAACCAAGGTGACCCCCCCACCTCAGAGCGAGGGGTCCGAGGGTTCCATGGAAACGGGAGGAGCCACTCGGGAGGGCGGGGTCAAGTGCGAAGGCGGGGCCAATCATGAGGGCGGGGCCAAGGGCGAGGGCGGGGCCAACTGTGGGGGCGGGGCCAATGAGGGGGCAAAG GTGAGCAGAGACTCTGATGAGGAGTGGACTCACCTGAGCTCTAAAGAGGTCGACCCGTCTACAGGAGAGTTGCAGTCCCTGCAGAACCAGGACCGGGACCTGAGCCAGGACCGGGACCTGAGCCAGGACCGGGACCTGAGCCAGGACCGGGACCTGAACCAGGACCAGGGTCCTCCAGACCAGCAGGGTCCTTCAGGCCTCAGAGAGGCGGCTCTGTATCCTCACCTGCCTCAAG aggcAGACCCCCAGCTGGTGGAGTCCCTGTCCCACATGTTGTCGATGGGCTTCTCAGATGAAGGCGGTTGGCTGACTCGACTCCTTCAGGCCAAAAACTTCGACATCTGCGCCGCGCTCGACGCCATCCAGTACGCCAAGCAGCCCCGCCCACAccaaccctga
- the sqstm1 gene encoding sequestosome-1 isoform X2: protein MAVTVKAYLLGKDEAVKEIRRFAVDQDVSSSFEYLSKKTSSVFSNLQTCTLFYRDEDGDLVAFSSDDELMMGLACMKDDTFRLFIKERKEHRRDFPLHAFPPFSFAPPPPGAPHAPPPHMAPPPHLAPPPAVHPNVTCDGCDGAVVGTRFKCSVCPDYDLCSSCQAKGTHTEHALLPIWHPLQWFPRGKWMKRMRHCMWNQNQAPNQNQNQDQAQNQDQDQERPPAASQANVDFLKNIGEGVAAMLSPLGIDVDIDVEHEGQRTKVTPPPQSEGSEGSMETGGATREGGVKCEGGANHEGGAKGEGGANCGGGANEGAKVSRDSDEEWTHLSSKEVDPSTGELQSLQNQDRDLSQDRDLSQDRDLSQDRDLNQDQGPPDQQGPSGLREAALYPHLPQEADPQLVESLSHMLSMGFSDEGGWLTRLLQAKNFDICAALDAIQYAKQPRPHQP, encoded by the exons ATGGCGGTCACGGTGAAAGCCTACCTGCTGGGTAAAGATGAGGCAGTGAAGGAGATCCGCAGGTTCGCGGTGGATCAGGATGTTTCCTCCAGCTTTGAATATCTGAGCAAGAAAACTTCATCAGTGTTCAGCAACCTGCAGACCTGCACCCTGTTCTACAGAG ATGAAGATGGAGACCTGGTGGCCTTCTCCTCTGATGACGAGCTGATGATGGGTCTGGCTTGTATGAAAGACGACACGTTCCGTCTCTTCATCAAAG AGAGGAAGGAGCACCGTCGGGACTTCCCTCTTCACGCCTTTCCCCCCTTCTCCTTCGCCCCTCCTCCCCCTGGAGCTCCTCATGCCCCGCCCCCTCACATGGCCCCGCCCCCTCACCTAGCCCCGCCCCCCGCCGTCCATCCCAACGTGACGTGTGACGGCTGCGACGGCGCCGTGGTGGGAACCCGCTTCAAGTGTTCGGTGTGTCCCGACTACGACCTGTGCTCCTCCTGCCAGGCCAAGGGGACGCACACCGAGCACGCGCTGCTGCCCATCTGGCACCCGCTGCAG TGGTTCCCTCGGGGGAaatggatgaagaggatgagacACTGCATGTGGAACCAGAACCAGGCTccgaaccagaaccagaaccaggaccaggctcagaaccaggaccaggaccaggagcGGCCCCCTGCTG CCTCCCAGGCCAACGTGGACTTCCTGAAGAACATCGGCGAGGGTGTGGCGGCCATGTTGAGCCCGCTGG GTATCGACGTGGACATCGATGTGGAGCACGAGGGTCAGAGAACCAAGGTGACCCCCCCACCTCAGAGCGAGGGGTCCGAGGGTTCCATGGAAACGGGAGGAGCCACTCGGGAGGGCGGGGTCAAGTGCGAAGGCGGGGCCAATCATGAGGGCGGGGCCAAGGGCGAGGGCGGGGCCAACTGTGGGGGCGGGGCCAATGAGGGGGCAAAG GTGAGCAGAGACTCTGATGAGGAGTGGACTCACCTGAGCTCTAAAGAGGTCGACCCGTCTACAGGAGAGTTGCAGTCCCTGCAGAACCAGGACCGGGACCTGAGCCAGGACCGGGACCTGAGCCAGGACCGGGACCTGAGCCAGGACCGGGACCTGAACCAGGACCAGGGTCCTCCAGACCAGCAGGGTCCTTCAGGCCTCAGAGAGGCGGCTCTGTATCCTCACCTGCCTCAAG aggcAGACCCCCAGCTGGTGGAGTCCCTGTCCCACATGTTGTCGATGGGCTTCTCAGATGAAGGCGGTTGGCTGACTCGACTCCTTCAGGCCAAAAACTTCGACATCTGCGCCGCGCTCGACGCCATCCAGTACGCCAAGCAGCCCCGCCCACAccaaccctga
- the mrnip gene encoding MRN complex-interacting protein — MSQQFHVLRCVTCQSFQVQQVKKVSRWSCKLCGEKQSLLKEFGRGSGADCRRHVQKLNAMRGAMMEEQEHDTWSLWNMSEQQPEEPSDPQVSHAQVSRPQVSRPQVSRPQVSRPQVSHPQVSHPQVSRPQVSRPQVSRAQVSLPQVSLPQVSPPQVSHAQVSHAQVSHPQVSLPQVSLPQVSPPQVSRWSKYLDTPEETEPEESMLKDRQQLHGNQLHGNPRCV, encoded by the exons ATGAGTCAGCAGTTCCACGTGCTCAGGTGTGTCACGTGTCAGAGCTTCCAGGTCCAACAG GTGAAGAAGGTGAGCAGGTGGAGCTGTAAGCTGTGTGGAGAGAAGCAGTCGCTGCTGAAG GAGTTTGGGCGGGGCTCCGGGGCTGACTGCAGACGTCATGTTCAGAAACTAAACGCCATGAGAGGAGCCatgatggaggagcaggagcatgACACCTGGTCGCTATG gaacATGTCAGAGCAGCAACCTGAGGAGCCAAGTGACCCCCAGGTGAGCCACGCCCAGGTGAGCCGCCCCCAGGTGAGCCGCCCCCAGGTGAGCCGCCCCCAGGTGAGCCGCCCCCAGGTGAGCCACCCCCAGGTGAGCCACCCCCAGGTGAGCCGCCCCCAGGTGAGCCGCCCCCAGGTGAGCCGCGCCCAGGTGAGCCTCCCCCAGGTGAGCCTCCCCCAGGTGAGCCCCCCCCAGGTGAGCCACGCCCAGGTGAGCCACGCCCAGGTGAGCCACCCCCAGGTGAGCCTCCCCCAGGTGAGCCTCCCCCAGGTGAGCCCCCCCCAGGTGAGCCGCTGGAGCAAATACCTGGACACACCTGAGGAGACGGAGCCAGAGGAGAGTATGTTGAAGGACAGGCAGCAGCTCCATGGCAACCAGCTCCATGGCAACCCCAGGTGTGTTTGA